The following is a genomic window from Moorella sp. Hama-1.
AGGAATTCATGGTGTTATTTTTGATGAAAACCAGCGGGGGGCCATAAGGGGGCGGCTGGTTTTTTCTATTCCTTTTTATCCTGGTTTTGTCTTTTGACTGGAGGAGGGTTGCATTGTTGGCTGCGGCGACAGAAAAGTTAGAGTTACGCCGGGAGGTCACCGTCTGGGGCTCCTATATGTGGGGTTACGCCGATGTCGGTGCCGATATCTACGCCGCCCTGGGCCTGGTCATGCTCTGGGCTAAAGGGGCTACCGGCCTGGCCTTCGCCCTGGCCGGGCTGGTGTATATTATGATCGGGCTGGCCTATACCGAACTGGCCGCTACCTACCCCGTGGCCGGCGGGGGGCAATTCTTTACCCTGCGCGGGCTGGGCGATTTCTGGGGCTTTGTGGCCGGATCGGCCTTATTACTGGACTATACCATCGATATTGCCCTCTTTGCTACTGCTTCCGCCGGCTATATCAACTTCTTTTTGCCTTATCTATTTGGCATCAATGTTGATTCCCTGGCTATTAGCATCGGGCCCCTGCACCACGTCAACCTGGTCTGGATGGCCGAAGCCCTGGTCCTGGTAATCTTTCTTATCGCCCTCAATATCCGGGGGATGCGGGAATCCTCATTGCTCAACGAAATCCTGGGAGCCATTGATATCCTGACGGAATCGACCATTATTGTCTTTGGCTTCCTTTTTGCCTGGCGGCCGGAACTCCTGGCCCACCAGTGGCTCACCCAGTTCCCCACTTTTAAAGAATTTGCCTACGGTTCCTCCCTGGCCATCATCTCCTTCGTCGGCCTGGAATCCATTTCCCAGGCGGCCCAAGAAACCAAACGGCCGGCAACGGTTGTGCCCCGGACCTCTGTCGGCCTGATCTTCACCGTATTTATCTTTGCTACTGCTTTTTCCACCATGAGCCTGGGGGTCCTGCCCTGGCAGGATATTGCTGAGGCCGTCGGCGACCCGGTGGCTACCCTGGCCCATGCCATCCCCTTTATTGGCATTATTGCCGGCCCCTTTGCCGCCCTACTCGGGGCCACCATCCTGCTGATCTCGGCCAACTCCGGCGTCATGAGTGCCTCACGGCTTACCTTCGCCATGAGCCAGTTTCACTTTATCAGCGACTGGTTCAATGCCGTCCACCCGCGTTTCCGGACCCCTTACCGGACCATCCTGGTCTTTTCCGGCATCGGCGTCCTGCAGATTGTCCTTTCTTTCCTGACGCCCAACGCCATGGATACCCTGGGTAATATGTATGCCTTTGGTGCTACCACCGGCTATATCCTGGTCTTTATCGCGTTAATCAAGTTGCGTTTCACCGACCCCTATGCGCCCCGGCCCTATAAAGTGCCCTTAAACATCAAAATCAACTACCGCGGCCGGACGGTGGAGTTCCCCCTTCTGGGGGTTATCGGTACCCTGGGAATAAGCACCATTCTCTTTGAAGTCATCCTGACCCATGCCATCGGCCGTATCGCCGGCCCGGCCTGGATCCTCCTCTGTTTTATTTATTATTTCTATTATCGTCGCAAGCATGGCTTCCCTGTCTTCGGTAATATACCCCGGGATTGGGAAAGCCAGCAACTGAAAGTCCTGGAGGCAGCCGAGGAGTACGACCTCCTGGAGGAGTACAAACAGGCCCTGGCCGAAAGGGACCGCAGGGAGGCTGTCGCCCATGGCAGCTAAAAGAAGCAGCCGGAAGGATTGCCAATCCCTCACCTGGCGTGATTACTACCAGATGGTGACCACCCTGGCCATGCTGTTCCTGGGACCGACCATCTGGGTCCGGGCCCTGGCCCATCCCAGCCCCATGGCCTGGGTAGTCGGCGCCGGTTTCCTGGGCCTCGGGATTTACCGCGCCCTGGCCTTCATCCGTTATTTCACCCGGCGCCACAAGGAGGTCCGCGCATGACGGCGATTCATACCCATCCCCTGGGTATTTTTCTGGCCCTGGTTTTTATCGTCAGTATGGGACGCCTTTTCTGGTGGATGCTGCATGTACCGCCGGCCGTTCCCTATGAAGTCGCCCATGTCACCAGGACTATCCAGGCCGTAAAACGGATCCTGGTTCCGGTGGTAGACAGCGATTATGCCCGCAGGGCCATTGAACTGGCCTGCCGTCTGGGGGCCGAGCAAAAGGCCGAGATTTTCCTGCTGGCTGTCCTGGAGGTCCCCCTGACCTCGCCCCTGGGCATAGCCCTGCCGGAAACAGAGGCTCGCTTAAACGAAGTCCTGAAGAAGGCTGCGGAAATCGTCAGCTATCATAACCTGCCCAGCAGGACCAGGATTATCCGGGCGCGGACAGCCGGTACCGGCATCCTTCAGGCCGCAGCCGAGGAAGAGGTGCAGTTGATCGTTATTGGCGTCCGGCCAAAACGCCAAATCGGTGGCCTGGGAAGCACTTCGGAATGGCTGTTGCGCCGGGCCACCTGCGAATTATTGATTGACCGGCAACCTGCATAGGGGGGTATTATTATGCGTGTTATAATCATCGGCTGCAGCCGGCTGGGGGCCAGCCTGGCCGTCCAGTTGGCTGCTGCCGGCCATGAGGTTAGCATCATTGATGCCAAAAGCGAGGCCCTGGAACGCCTGCCCCACGATTTCCCCGGCCAGGTCTATCAAGGGGTAGGTATTGATCTGGAACTCCTGACCCGAGTGGGGGCGGATAATGCCGATGTTCTCATCGCCGTTACCGATCGGGACAGCGCCAACCTGGTTTCAGCCCAGGTAGCCCGGGAAAAATTTCATATTCCCCGGGTCATTGCCCGGGTCTATGATCCCAAGGCTGCCAGTGCTTACCGGGCCATGGGGTTGGATATCTTCTGTCCGACTACCCTGGGTATTGATTATGTCATGGCTCAACTGGGGGGTGCAAAATAATGTATGTTATAGTAGCCGGTGGTGGTAAGATCGGCTTTAACCTTACCAAAACCCTCCTGGACGGTGGTCAGGAAGTCCTGCTAATCGAGAAGGACCCGCGCAAATCTCGCTGGCTGGAGGACCGCCTGGGCCAGGTAGTTCTCCGGGGCGATGCCACCGAGGTGGCTACCCTGGAAGCAGCCGGGGCCAAACGGGCCGACGTAGTGGCCGCCGTAACCGGTTTTGATGAAGATAATATCATGATCTGCCGGCTCGCCCAGAAGGTCTTCGGGGTCAACCGGGTCATCGGCCGGGTTAATAACCCCCAGAATGAAGACGCTTTTCGCCTGCTGGGCATCAATAATATCATCAACAGCACCCTGCTTATTTATCGCCTGGTATTACAGGAAGTGGATGCTTGCGGCCTTATTCCCCTCCTGACTTTAAAGGGCGGCGAAGTAGAGTTTCTCGAAACCGTCCTGACCCCGGAATCCCCGGCCGCCCATGTGGCCGTCAAGGATCTCGTCCTGCCGGAACAGTGCCTGCTAATGGCTATCCTGCGCCAGGAGGACCTGATCTTCCCCCGTGGCGATGTCGTTTTGTTACCCGGGGACCAGGTCATCGCTGCCGCCAGGGCGGAAGAGGTGGAAGCCCTGCGCGTGGCTCTCCTGGGAAGTGCCTAGAGAGTCCATAAATATTTAAGGGAAGGGGCGTTGGCCTCTTCCCTTTTTAATTCGCCGTAGCGGTCGCGTTCTCCCTACGAACCCCAGCATTCTACTCGACAAAATACTGGTCTAGGCTGGGGCTGGAGACTGGATCCCCAACCCCTAAAAGCCGTAGTTTATTCCCGTTGCCACCATTAGATAAACATGGCGGCCAGGACCAGGGTAATGGTGCTGATAAGCTTTACTAGGACGTGCAGGGATGGCCCGGCAGTGTCTTTAAAGGGATCGCCCACGGTGTCACCGACTACACCGGCTTTATGGGCTTCAGAACCCTTACCGCCGTAATTGCCCAGTTCGATGTACTTCTTGGCATTATCCCAGGCTCCGCCGCCGTTGTTGAGGAACAGGGCCATTATTACCCCGGTGATGGTACCGACCATTAAGAAGGCCGCCGCGGCTTCCGCTTTTAAAACCAGCCCGACTATAATGGGGGTAACGACCGCAATGATGCCGGGAAGGATCATTTCCTTCAGGGCGCCGCGAGTAACAATATCCACACAGGTGCCGTATTCCGGTTTAGCAGTACCCTCCATGATGCCTGGGATCTCCTTGAACTGGCGCCTGACCTCCAGGATGACATACTGGGCGGCATTGCTCACCGCCCTGATGGCGGTGGAACTAAAGAGGAAGACCATCATGGCGGCAATAAAGGCGCCGACAAAGACCTCCGGTTTACCGATATCCACCGGGAAGTTACCCTTGATGTTCAGGGCCAGCTTGACCTCGTCGATGTAGGCCGAGAATAGCAGGAAGGTGGCCAGGGCGGCACTGCCGATGGCATACCCCTTGGTCAGGGCTTTGGTGGTATTGCCCGAGGCGTCCAGGCGATCCGTGCGCTGGCGCACCTCTTCCGGCGCCCCGGACATCTCAACAATACCGCCGGCGTTATCAGTAATGGGGCCGTAGGTATCCATGGCCAGGATGTAGGCTGCCGTGCTGAGCATGCCCATGGTCGCTACCGCCGTACCGTAGAGACCGCCGCCGGGCAGGCCGCTCTGTTGCCCCAGCCAGTAAGCGCCGAGGATGGCCAGGGAGATAAAGACAACCGGCAGGGCTGTGCTTTCAAAACCAACGGCCACACCGGAAATTATATTGGTGGCCGGCCCGGTTAAGGAGGCGCGGGCAATCTCCTTGACCGGCCGGTAACTATAGGAAGTGTAGTACTGGGTGATAAGGACAAAGATAAAACTGAGGACAATACCGATGAGGGCGGCACCGTAGAAGTAAAGGAAATTAACGCCCGGGCCGCTCAGCATGGCATGACTGATGGGGTATAAAAAGATCATCGCCACAATGCTGGTCACGATGTAGCCCCGGTTTAAAGCAGCCATGGGATCCTGGTTTTCCTCGGCATGCACAAAAAACATCCCGATTATGGAGGCAATAATTCCTGCCGCCCGGGCGACCAGGGGGAAGATAATACCATTGATGCCGAAAACCGGGAACAGGGCGATGCCCAGGATCATGGCGCCGATATTTTCGGCCGCTGTCGATTCAAAGAGGTCGGCGCCACGGCCGGCGCAATCGCCGACATTATCACCAACCAGGTCGGCCACCACGGCCGGGTTGCGCGGGTCGTCTTCCGGGATACCAGCTTCCACTTTGCCTACCAGGTCGGCACCGACGTCGGCGGCCTTGGTATAAATACCGCCACCCAGCTGGGCAAAAAGGGCGACAAAACTGGCGCCAAAACCGAAGCCGACAATACTTAAGGGCGCCCGGGTGGGATTGGCTGCGCCGCCAAAGGCGTAAAACAGGATGGTTACGCCCAGGAGGGAGAGGGCCGTAACCGCCAGGCCGGTGACCGCCCCGCCGCGGAAGGCTACGGTCAGGGCACTGTTCATGCTTTTTCGTGCCCCTGCCGCTACCCGGAGGTTAGCGTTTACCGCTACATACATGCCAATATAGCCAGACAGGGCCGAGGCAAAGGCACCAGTAATGAAAGCTATAGCTGTATGGTACTGGCGGGTGAGGAGGGCCAGTAGTACGGCCACGATGATGGCCAGACCGGCAATGGTACGATACTGGCGGTTCAGGAAGGCCATAGCCCCTTCCCGGATAGCGGCGGCAATACTTTGCATCTCTTTAGGTCCAGTGTCTTCTTTAAGAACACTGGAGGTCATATAAATGGCAACAAGCACGCCCAGAATTCCGCCTACTGGAATAATTGGAAACAGCTCCATCTCGCTTATCCCCTCATTTCCTGTGAATTGATCTCTGAGAGTGTCGCGACCGCTGACGTTTGGCGGCTACGGCCGGTAGAAAAATTCAGTATCTACACCCGGCCAGTATATAATTTTACCCCTTTTCCTGGTCTATCAACCCTCTTTACTTATGTATTTCAAGGCCCCGGGGCACCTCGGGGCCTTTTGCACGGCTTCCCGGTTGAACTATTTCTTTAACCAGGACATCATTTCCCGGAGCTGGTTGCCAACCTGCTCGATGAGCTGTTCCCGCTCCTTCTTCCTGTAAGCGCTGAAACTGGGGCGACCGGCCTGGTTTTCCAGGATCCATTCCCGGGCGAAGGTCCCGTCCTGGATCTCCTTGAGGATTTCTTTCATAGTTGTCTTAACATGATCATCAATGATGCGCGGTCCCCGGGTGACATCCCCGTATTCGGCCGTATCGCTGATGGAGTAGCGCATATTCTTGATGCCGCCCTCATAGATCAGGTCAACAATCAGCTTTAGTTCATGCAAGCACTCAAAGTAGGCAATCTCCGGTTGGTAACCGGCGTCTACCAGGGTCTGGAAACCGGCTTTGATCAGAGCAGTGGCGCCGCCACAGAGGACAGCCTGTTCGCCAAAGAGGTCTGTTTCCGTTTCCTCTTTAAAGGTAGTCTCGATAACCCCGGCGCGGGTGGCCCCGATTCCCTTGGCATAAGCCAGGCCAATATCCTTCGCCCGGCCACTGGCGTCCTGGTAAATGGCAATCAGGGCCGGAACTCCCTGACCCTCGACATAGGTCCGGCGTACCAGGTGACCGGGGCCCTTGGGGGCAACCATAATTACATCTACGTCGGCCGGAGGTAAAATCTGGTTAAAGTGGATATTGAATCCGTGAGAAAACATCAAAACTTTGCCACCCCTGAGGTAGGGGGCGATCTCTTCGCGATAAACCCGGGCCTGGGTTTCATCCGGGAGCAGGATCTGGATAATGTCAGCCTCGGCGGCAGCCTCAGCTACCGTCTTAACCTCCAGGCCGGCGGCCTGGGCTGCTTCCCGGGATTTACTCTCCGGGCGCAGGCCGACCACCACGTCCAGGCCGCTGTCCTTTAAATTTTGCGCCTGGGAGTGTCCCTGGCTACCGTAACCCATGACGGCAATCTTTTTGCCCTTCAGGATGCTTAAATCAGCATCCTGATCATAATAAACAACTGCCACTTCGCTCCTGACCGGTAAAAAGATGGTCAGGAATTCACCTCCTGATGATGGTATTAAACCTAGTTATTCGCAACTGATGCGGAAATTCCTGCCTGGTCCACAAAAATCCTACCCTTTTTGTACTAGTATTCGATTCCTTGCCGCGCTTTTATCCCCTTTTCGTAGGGGTGCTTTACCTGGCGCATCTCAGTGACCAGGTCGGCGGCAGCGATAACCCCGGCCGGGGCATTGCGGCCGGTAAGGACGACTTCCACCTGCGGCGGTCGCTCCTGCAGGAAACCCAGAACCTCTTCTTCCTTGAGGAGGCCAAAAAAGAGAGCGTTATTTATCTCGTCCAGGATGAGGATATCTACCGTGCCGCTAAGCATAGCCTCCCTGGCGCAGGCCAGGGCCGCCGCTGCCTGATCGTAATCCTCCGGCCGGGCGCCGCCCCGGTGAATAAAGCCTTTGCGACCGAAGGTTTTAACCTCGATCTCTGGCGCCAGGCGCCGGAAAGAGCGGTGTTCGCCATAGTCGGGGGTCTTCATAAATTGAATGATGAGTACTTTGAGGCCATGGCCCGCTGCCCGCAGGGCCAGGCCAAAGGCTGCTGTGCTCTTACCCTTGGCCTCACCGGTGTAGACCTGGACCAATCCCTGTTCTAAACCCATTACTTTCCCTCCCGAGTCATTTATCTCCATTCTACCATGTTAAGGACCTCCTGGCGAGGTGAACATATCCCCTGCTTCCACCTATATTTCTGGCAAGAGCAGCGGACCCCGTGGTGGGCTCCCGTTGAGACTATTTTAATCCTACCAGGCGGTAGAGGCCTTCAACCTCGGCCGGGGTCAGGTGGCGGTAAGTACCAGGTTTTAAGCCTGCCAGGGTCAGAAAAGCCAGACGGGTACGCCGTAGGTGCAAAACGGGGTGGCCAACCGCCGCCAGCATGCGCCGCACCTCCCGGTTGCGGCCTTCCCTGATAGTAAGCTCCAGCAGGGCTTCGCTTTTCCCGGCCCGGCGTAAATGCACCCGGGCTGGGGCTGTAGGGCCGTCTTCCAGGTTGACACCGCGGCCTAAATGGGCGATAGTATTAGCATCGGGCAGGCCCCGGACCAGGGCCAGGTAGGTTTTGTTCACCCCGTAACGGGGGTGGGTCAGGCGCAGGGTGAGTTCACCATCGTTGGTCAGCAACAATAAACCCTCGGTGGCATAATCCAGGCGGCCGACGGGATATAATCTAGCGGGAATATCCCGCACCAGGTCGGTAACCTTGGGCCGGCCGCGGGGGTCGGCGGCGGTCGTTACATAACCGGCCGGCTTATAGAGCAGGACGTAGTATTTCTTCTCCGTCAATCCTACCGGCCGGCCGTCGACAGCCACCCTGTCCTTCCCGGGCTCTACCTGGACGCCCATGGCTGTTATCACCTGGCCGTTAACCCGCACCCGCCCGGCCCGGATTAGCTCCTCGGCCCGGCGCCGGGAAGCCACCCCGGCCAGGGCCAGGTATTTCTGCAAACGCATTGTTGCCTCCAGCTTTACTTCGCAAGGACTCTCATGCAGGGGTTTGTTACCTACCATTTTAACGGGAGGCCCGAAAATTGTCCAGGAAGTGCTGTTTTTTACTGCTGGCCTTTTTTATGGCCCTGGTTTTTCTCCTATTAGCTGCCGCCATCAAACAACCTGGAATCCAGCACCTGGATGAACAGGCCCTCAAGTGGCTCATGGTTTACCGCAACCCGGCAGCTACTATCTTTTTCAAAGGGATCACCTTTTTTGGCACCTCCATCTTCTTTTTCCCGGCAACCGCCATCCTGGGGATAACCCTAATCCTGGGACGAGATTTCCAGGGTTTCGCCGCCCTGCTCATTACCATGAACGGCGCCTGGGCCCTGATGGAAGGGCTAAAGGCCCTTTACCAGCGGCCCCGCCCCACCCTGGGTCCCCTGGAACAGGTCTCCGGCTTTAGCTTCCCCAGCGGCCATGCCCTGATGGGGACGGTCTTCTTCGGCCTGCTGGCCCTGATGCTACTAAAAAAAATATTCCCCCGCCGGTGGCCTTCAGTCGTCCGGGGTACCATCGTTTTCCTGTTGTTGCTGGGCCTGAGCCGCCTATACCTGGGGGTCCACTATCCTACCGACATCCTGGCCGGCTATGCCGCCGGCCTGGCCGTCCTTTCCCTGTGCCGCCTCTGGTGGCCGTAATATATGGAGGAGGAAAATTTACGATGCCTTCGCTCCAGCTCACCATCAGTCAATATAATTCCCCGGTAGGCGTCCTGACAATCGTCACCAGTCCCTCCGGCATCTGCCGGCTGGCCTTTGCCAGCGAAGATAGCATAGCTACCCGGGCCTACTTGGCAAAGGTATTCCCTGGGTCAACCTTGACCAGCAACCCCGGGAACAACCTCGTCCAGGAAGCCTGCACCCAGCTGGATGCATACTTTGCCGGCCGGCGCCGGGCCTTTGACCTGCTCCTGGATCTCCACGGTACCCCCTTCCAGAAAGCAGTCTGGGCGGCCCTGCAGGGAATCCCCTATGGAACTACCTGTACCTACAGTGATCTGGCCAGAGCCATTGGCCGGCCCCAGGCGGTCCGGGCCACCGGTCAGGCCATCGGCAAAAACCCGGTGGGAATTATTATCCCCTGTCACCGGGTTATCGGCAAAGGCGGCCGGCTGGTGGGTTTCGGCGGCGGCCTGGCAGTCAAGGAACGGCTTCTGGCGTTAGAACATAATAATCACGAGAATCTAACTAAAAAGCAAATGGCAGATAACTACCGCCGCTAGCAGGCTGGAGATATCGGCAATCAGCCCCAGGGCCAGGGCGTAACGGTAGCGCCGTACCCCTACGGAACCAAAGTAAACGGTCAAAACATAGAAAGTTGTGTCGGTAGTCCCCTGCATAACTGAGGCCAGGAGGCCGATAAAGGAATCCGGGCCATAATTGCCAATCAACTCGGCTGCTATCCCTAGGGCACCGCCGCCGGACAGGGGCCGCATGAGCGCCAGGGGCAGGACTTCCCCAGGGATGCCCGCCAGGTGCAGGAAGGGGTTTAAGGCCCGGGCAAAGAGGTCCATGGCCCCGGAGGCCCGGAAAACGCTGATGGCCACCAGCATCCCTACCAGGAAGGGTATGATTTTGATGGCCACCTTAAAGCCGTCCTCGGCCCCGGCAGCGAAGGCTTCATAAACCGGCACCCCGCGCAGGTAGCCATAAAGGGGGATTAAAAAGAGAAGCACAGGAATGGCCCAGCGGGAGACGGTAATGAAAGCATCTGTCATGCCATCACCCCCCGTGCCCGCCATAGACACGGCGGAAGAGGCGATCAAACACCACGGCCATGACCATACTGAAGCCGGTGGCCAGGATCGTGGGAGCGACGATGATGGTCGGATCGGTGGAATTGGCCGCCGCCCGGATGCCGATAATGGTCGCCGGGATCAGGGTTAGGCAGCCGGTATTTAAGCCCAGAAAGGTGCACATGGCGGGGGTGGCTTCATCAGGGCGGGGATTCAGGGTTTGGAGCTCCTGCATGGCTTTAAGACCAAAGGGGGTGGCGGCATTACCCAGGCCCAGGATGTTGGCACTCATATTCATGATAATGGAGCCAATGGCGGGGTGGTCCCGGGGTATCTCGGGAAAAAGGTAGCGGGTAAAGGGGCGCAGAAGGCGCGCCAGGAGGGCCACCAGCCCGGCGTCCTCGGCAATCTTTAACAACCCCAACCACATGGCCATGAGGCCGATTAGCTCAAAGGCCAAGGTGACCGCCGTCTGGGCCGCCTCCAGGGAGGCTTCGGTGACGATCTCGATGTGGCCATTGATACCGGCCACCACGATACCTGCCAGGAGCATTAATAACCAGATGAGATTGACCACCGATTACCCCTCCATAAATTACCTCGCTTAGTAAGATTTATGAAGGGGTTAACCTTAATAGAACCGCAGTCAGGGCAGATTGCTGCAGACCGCTCCTAGCAACCCCAGCGCCCACCACGAAGGCTTGAAAATCTGTTCAGTTCATTCCTCCATCTCCTGGGGACGGAGAACCATTTTGGTCCGCACCGTGGCCGGGGTACCATTGCCGTTACCCTTCTGGGCCTTGCCTCTACCCAGGAGTTCCTGAATCCTCTCCAATACCTGGGGGGCGACATCAATAATCCGGTCGACTACGGCGTTGCCATCAACAGGTAACAGGCGTACCTGCTCCTTACCGACCACGAGAAAGCCAACCGGCTGGACAGAAACGCCGGCGCCGCTACCGCCGCCAAAGGGGAGTCCTTCCTTACTCCCCCCGCCACCCTCGGCGCTATCGGGTTCATACTCTGAGCCGCCGGCAGCGAAACCAGCCGTCACCCGGGATACAGGAACAATTACCTGGCCGTCCGGGGTTTCAATGGGATCCCCTACTACCGTATTGACATCAACCATATCCTTGATGCTTTCCATAGCCGTCTTCATCAGGGCTTCGATGGGATGTTCGGGCATTTTCTTTTGCTCCCCTCGCCTGCCGGATTGTTCCGAGGAGTAACCATAAAGAACGTAAACTAACGCTTATAATATGGCCCAAGCGAAAGGTTAGTATGCAGTTAAAATCCCCCATCAGGGCCGGAGCCGCAAACCGGGGGGTAACCTGCAGTTCTGGTTTTGAAAAATCCAGGCACGACCGGCGGCGGAGATTCTGGTACAGGCAGGCCAGCAAGGACCAGGCGCTGCCATAGACCAGGGCCGTGGTGGCCGGCTCCCCCGTCCCCACGGTCAGGTATACCCGCAGGCGCTGGCAGGTGGTCCGGGCGAAAAAGCGACGCCAGATAAGGTTCAGCCGCCGCAGGAAACCCAGCCACTGGGCCAAACGTCCCCTGGCGATAAAGCCCAGGGCCCGGCCTAGAGCCCCCAGTTCATTTCCAGGATGGCGAACCTCCAGCTCCCCCCCGGCCAGGGTTCCTTCCCCACCGGCCTGGAGCAGGGTTTCCAGGTGGAAAGGGGGCCATTCCGGCAACCAGTTACGAATCGAAGGGTTCTCTACTTCCCACAGGCCCCAGTCGCCGGGGAGGCTGAACTCCAGCCACAGGCTGTCATTATGATCCAGGCGACGGTAAGCCACCTCCAACCGCACCGGTACCAGGAGCAGGATTAGTCCCCCCGCCAGCAGACCGGCCAGCCAGGCCCAGAGCAAGCCATCACCCCCTCGGGGAGAAGTTTGTAAGTATTCTTCCACCGGGGGTGCATTTATACTACCACTACTTCTCTTTATCTCTCCGGGGCGGCGTAACCGGGCCGCCGGGCGTCCCGGTATCCCGGTCACCCTCTTGACCTGCGGCAACCTCTTCCAGGGGCGGCAGCTCCTGGAGGTCCTGCAGGCCGAAAAACTCCAGAAATTTGGGAGTAGTGCCGTACAAAACAGGTCGTCCCGGGGCGTCTTTACGGCCTACCTCCTGGACCAGGCCGCGGCTGAGGAGGGTGTTTAAAACGCCATCTACCTTAACTCCCCGGATATACTCCATTTCCCCCCTGGTTACCGGCTGGCGGTAGGCAATAATGGCCAGGGTTTCCAGGGCCGCCCGGGATAAAGCCGGCAGCTCTGGGCGCAGGAGGGTTTCCACGTAAGGGGCATATTCGGGCCGGGTACACATCTGGTAGCCGCCCGCCACGGGACGGACCTGCAGGCCCCGGCCCTCTTGCTCATAAAGCTCGCGTAACTCTGCCGCCAGCTCGTCGACGTCGGCGGGACTGACGCCCAGGCACGAGGCCAGGGTCGCCGTAGTTAATGGCCCGCCAGCTACAAAAAGCAGGCACTCCAGGGCGGCCCGCAGGTTGTCACTAAATAATAGGGGCAATGGGAATCACCTTGCTGCCTTAAGGGGCAGTAATTGGACCTCAATATTACCGAAATTAACCTTCTGTTCCAGGGCTATCCGTCCCCGGCGAGCCAGTTCCAGCAGGGCCAGGAAGGTCAATGCTACTTCCAGGCGGGTCGGCCGGTCACTCAAGAGGCCTTCCAGGCTGAGGGATTTTTCCTGGTGCAGGCGGCGCCAGATATGACGCACCTGGCCGGCCAGGGTAAAAGCCGGGCGGGGTATGACCCGGGGCTCGTCTACTTCCCTGTTCTGCCCCTTCCTGGCCAGGATGCGACCCAGGGCCCGGGCCAGGTCCAGGGGGGTAACACCCTCCAGGGGGTTAACACCGGCCATGGTCCGGGCCACAGCCTCCTGATCCCTGGGCCGGGTAAAGATCAGGGCCCCGGCGGCGGCCAGTTCACCCAGGTGTTCGGCCGCCCCTTTATAACAGCGGTAAGTCAACAGGCGCTCGGCCAGGGCCCGGGCCGATTCCTCAGTATCCTCCTCTTCCGGCTCGTCCTCAGCCGGGCGTTGCAGCAGCAACCTGGCCTTCAGGGCCAGGAGTTCCGCCCCCAGGACCAGAAACTCGCTGGCCCATTCCAGATCCAGTTCTTCGACCTCGCCCAGATACTCCAGGTACTGGGCCGTAACCTCTGCTACCGGGATGGCCTGGACGTCGATTTCCTGCTTTTCGATCAGGGTGAGGAGGAGGTCCAGGGGGCCCTGAAAGACATCCAGGCGTACGTTACCCAGCATCCGCCCCCTCCCTGAAGGATTTACTCCCCCCGACCTCATGGATCGCCCATGGCCAGCGCTCACACGAAGGCCAGGCCGCTGGCAGTAATAATTAAATTAAGGACCAGGTTGACCAGGGGGCCCAGGATATGACCAATTATCCCGGTAGCTATCAGGAGCAATAAAATCAGGGTACCGTAACTCTCCAGCCGGTAAACAGCCGCTGCTCCTTCCGGGGGCAGGATGCCGGCCAGGACCCGGGAGCCGTCCAGGGGCGGTACGGGAATCAGGTTGAAAACGGCCAGGACCACGTTATAACCCACCAGCAGGTTTAAAAAGGTCTGCAGCCATAAGCCGCCCAGATTCATCCGTAGCAAGATATTCAGGAGCACGGCGGCCAGATAGCCCAGGACCAG
Proteins encoded in this region:
- a CDS encoding APC family permease, with product MAAATEKLELRREVTVWGSYMWGYADVGADIYAALGLVMLWAKGATGLAFALAGLVYIMIGLAYTELAATYPVAGGGQFFTLRGLGDFWGFVAGSALLLDYTIDIALFATASAGYINFFLPYLFGINVDSLAISIGPLHHVNLVWMAEALVLVIFLIALNIRGMRESSLLNEILGAIDILTESTIIVFGFLFAWRPELLAHQWLTQFPTFKEFAYGSSLAIISFVGLESISQAAQETKRPATVVPRTSVGLIFTVFIFATAFSTMSLGVLPWQDIAEAVGDPVATLAHAIPFIGIIAGPFAALLGATILLISANSGVMSASRLTFAMSQFHFISDWFNAVHPRFRTPYRTILVFSGIGVLQIVLSFLTPNAMDTLGNMYAFGATTGYILVFIALIKLRFTDPYAPRPYKVPLNIKINYRGRTVEFPLLGVIGTLGISTILFEVILTHAIGRIAGPAWILLCFIYYFYYRRKHGFPVFGNIPRDWESQQLKVLEAAEEYDLLEEYKQALAERDRREAVAHGS
- a CDS encoding potassium channel family protein; amino-acid sequence: MYVIVAGGGKIGFNLTKTLLDGGQEVLLIEKDPRKSRWLEDRLGQVVLRGDATEVATLEAAGAKRADVVAAVTGFDEDNIMICRLAQKVFGVNRVIGRVNNPQNEDAFRLLGINNIINSTLLIYRLVLQEVDACGLIPLLTLKGGEVEFLETVLTPESPAAHVAVKDLVLPEQCLLMAILRQEDLIFPRGDVVLLPGDQVIAAARAEEVEALRVALLGSA
- a CDS encoding sodium-translocating pyrophosphatase, with amino-acid sequence MTSSVLKEDTGPKEMQSIAAAIREGAMAFLNRQYRTIAGLAIIVAVLLALLTRQYHTAIAFITGAFASALSGYIGMYVAVNANLRVAAGARKSMNSALTVAFRGGAVTGLAVTALSLLGVTILFYAFGGAANPTRAPLSIVGFGFGASFVALFAQLGGGIYTKAADVGADLVGKVEAGIPEDDPRNPAVVADLVGDNVGDCAGRGADLFESTAAENIGAMILGIALFPVFGINGIIFPLVARAAGIIASIIGMFFVHAEENQDPMAALNRGYIVTSIVAMIFLYPISHAMLSGPGVNFLYFYGAALIGIVLSFIFVLITQYYTSYSYRPVKEIARASLTGPATNIISGVAVGFESTALPVVFISLAILGAYWLGQQSGLPGGGLYGTAVATMGMLSTAAYILAMDTYGPITDNAGGIVEMSGAPEEVRQRTDRLDASGNTTKALTKGYAIGSAALATFLLFSAYIDEVKLALNIKGNFPVDIGKPEVFVGAFIAAMMVFLFSSTAIRAVSNAAQYVILEVRRQFKEIPGIMEGTAKPEYGTCVDIVTRGALKEMILPGIIAVVTPIIVGLVLKAEAAAAFLMVGTITGVIMALFLNNGGGAWDNAKKYIELGNYGGKGSEAHKAGVVGDTVGDPFKDTAGPSLHVLVKLISTITLVLAAMFI
- a CDS encoding potassium channel family protein, whose protein sequence is MRVIIIGCSRLGASLAVQLAAAGHEVSIIDAKSEALERLPHDFPGQVYQGVGIDLELLTRVGADNADVLIAVTDRDSANLVSAQVAREKFHIPRVIARVYDPKAASAYRAMGLDIFCPTTLGIDYVMAQLGGAK
- a CDS encoding universal stress protein, with the translated sequence MTAIHTHPLGIFLALVFIVSMGRLFWWMLHVPPAVPYEVAHVTRTIQAVKRILVPVVDSDYARRAIELACRLGAEQKAEIFLLAVLEVPLTSPLGIALPETEARLNEVLKKAAEIVSYHNLPSRTRIIRARTAGTGILQAAAEEEVQLIVIGVRPKRQIGGLGSTSEWLLRRATCELLIDRQPA